In one window of Cryomorphaceae bacterium DNA:
- a CDS encoding DUF2784 family protein, with protein MAWYAFLNVFFFVFHGIVIVFNLTGWMSYRLRRWHLACILLTAGSWFLLGAFYGWGYCFLTDWHYDVRRELGLVVDASSYIHFLLIRMGMDWWSSSTTDILTGVFFAIAAMLSLWRNFGHWLGLPVKSGKKA; from the coding sequence ATGGCCTGGTACGCTTTTCTCAACGTGTTCTTTTTTGTGTTTCACGGTATCGTCATCGTGTTTAACCTCACGGGGTGGATGTCCTACAGGCTGCGCCGTTGGCACCTGGCTTGTATCCTGCTCACGGCAGGTTCGTGGTTTTTGCTCGGTGCATTCTACGGCTGGGGCTATTGCTTTCTCACCGACTGGCACTATGATGTGCGACGGGAACTGGGTCTGGTGGTGGACGCCTCGTCGTACATCCATTTCCTTCTTATACGCATGGGTATGGATTGGTGGAGCTCATCCACCACCGATATTCTAACCGGTGTTTTCTTCGCAATTGCCGCCATGCTCAGCCTTTGGCGCAACTTTGGCCATTGGCTGGGATTACCGGTAAAATCTGGAAAGAAAGCCTAA
- a CDS encoding mannose-1-phosphate guanylyltransferase, translating to MHPNNYCVIMAGGIGSRFWPMSRTAFPKQFLDILGLGQTLIQMTYQRFLRVCPPENIMVVTNREYADLVQEQLPELRKEQLILEPMRRNTAPCIAYANLKIAARNPEARVVVAPSDHLITREEDFTETILLALDFCANKNNLITLGIKPSRPDTGYGYIQFIDEDAHPDNRVRKVKTFTEKPDLDIAKQFLKSGDFYWNSGIFIWSLSAIQEAMHTHLNELSELFSEAAPAINTDDEGARLEKIYTVCENISIDYGVLEKAENVNVVLSDFGWSDLGTWGSLYTHLKKDDRGNGSLGGKLMLLDSAGNLIKAPTNKLIVLQGLENHIVIDTGDVLMVCPLSEEQKIKHIVNELKLNKGDAFI from the coding sequence GTGCACCCCAACAATTACTGCGTCATCATGGCCGGCGGAATCGGCAGCAGGTTCTGGCCCATGAGCCGCACGGCTTTCCCGAAACAGTTTCTCGACATCCTGGGGCTCGGCCAAACCCTGATCCAAATGACCTACCAGCGCTTTTTGCGTGTGTGCCCACCCGAAAACATCATGGTGGTTACCAATCGCGAGTATGCTGACCTGGTGCAGGAGCAACTCCCAGAGCTGCGAAAAGAACAACTCATTCTTGAGCCTATGCGGCGAAACACCGCTCCCTGCATTGCCTATGCCAACCTGAAAATTGCTGCAAGAAACCCCGAAGCCCGCGTCGTGGTAGCTCCGTCGGATCACCTCATCACCCGCGAGGAAGATTTTACTGAAACCATATTGCTGGCCCTTGATTTTTGCGCCAACAAAAATAATCTCATCACACTGGGCATCAAACCATCAAGACCCGACACTGGCTACGGATACATTCAGTTTATTGACGAAGATGCCCACCCCGACAACCGCGTGCGCAAGGTGAAAACCTTTACTGAAAAACCCGACCTGGACATCGCCAAACAATTTTTGAAAAGTGGTGACTTTTACTGGAATTCAGGCATTTTTATCTGGAGCCTGAGTGCCATACAGGAAGCCATGCACACACACTTGAACGAACTGAGTGAATTGTTCAGTGAAGCTGCACCCGCCATCAACACCGATGATGAGGGCGCTCGTTTGGAAAAAATCTACACGGTTTGCGAAAACATCTCCATTGATTACGGCGTGCTCGAAAAAGCCGAAAATGTAAACGTGGTACTCAGCGATTTTGGCTGGAGCGATCTAGGCACCTGGGGCTCGCTTTACACCCACCTGAAAAAAGACGACCGCGGCAACGGCTCACTGGGTGGCAAACTCATGTTGCTCGACTCAGCAGGCAACCTGATTAAGGCGCCAACCAACAAACTGATTGTTTTACAAGGGCTTGAGAACCATATTGTGATTGACACAGGCGATGTGCTGATGGTATGTCCGCTGAGCGAAGAGCAAAAAATCAAGCACATTGTAAACGAGCTGAAGCTCAACAAAGGCGACGCTTTCATCTAA
- a CDS encoding sprT domain-containing protein, translated as MLAHLIINYKVRFRISRPRSSRYGDYRAPQGGYGHRISVNGNLNPYAFYITTLHEFAHLIAYESFGRKIAPHGQEWKSIFGELLSEALEKNIFPEDVARAVQRHLQSPAASGCADHDLMRALRNYDEQPAVLLEELPEKSRFVINGNRVFEKGALLRKRYRCLDMQNQRFYLISGIAEVVPLHG; from the coding sequence ATGCTGGCCCACCTGATTATCAACTACAAAGTTCGATTCAGAATTTCCCGACCAAGATCAAGCCGTTACGGCGATTACCGCGCGCCGCAGGGAGGGTATGGCCATCGCATCTCGGTAAACGGCAACCTCAACCCTTACGCCTTCTACATCACAACGCTGCACGAGTTTGCCCATCTTATCGCTTACGAATCTTTCGGGCGAAAAATAGCCCCGCATGGCCAGGAGTGGAAATCCATTTTTGGAGAATTATTGAGCGAGGCCCTGGAGAAGAACATTTTTCCGGAAGATGTTGCCCGCGCAGTTCAGCGACACCTGCAAAGCCCGGCAGCATCGGGTTGCGCAGACCACGACCTGATGCGGGCGCTGCGCAATTACGATGAGCAACCGGCCGTGCTTTTGGAGGAACTCCCGGAGAAAAGCCGCTTTGTAATCAACGGCAACCGCGTTTTTGAAAAAGGAGCCCTGCTGCGAAAGCGATACCGCTGTCTCGATATGCAAAACCAGCGTTTTTACCTGATAAGCGGCATTGCAGAGGTGGTTCCATTGCACGGATAA
- a CDS encoding ABC transporter permease, with amino-acid sequence MLRLFHHIGEYFLMVVGVFSKPEKLRIYLQRTVVEIDKIGISSLGIVALMSLFMGAVIALQTASNIESPLIPSYTVGFTTRQSVILEFSPTIICLILAGKVGSNIASELGTMRISEQIDALDIMGINSRAYLIAPKILGSIFIFPFLIVISMFLGIFGGWLVCSLTGIIASPDFVEGILLDFRMFHVVYALIKTVLFAFIITSVSSYHGYHTRGGAIAVGRSSTMAVVYSSILILIVNYIVTQILLI; translated from the coding sequence TTGCTACGACTGTTTCATCACATAGGAGAGTATTTTTTGATGGTAGTAGGGGTTTTCAGCAAACCCGAAAAGCTGCGTATATACTTGCAGCGCACGGTGGTGGAGATTGATAAAATCGGTATTTCATCACTGGGAATCGTGGCTCTAATGTCGCTCTTCATGGGTGCGGTTATTGCGCTGCAAACGGCCAGCAACATAGAAAGCCCTCTCATTCCGAGCTATACAGTGGGTTTTACCACACGGCAATCGGTCATTCTTGAGTTTTCGCCCACCATTATCTGCTTGATTCTGGCCGGAAAGGTGGGTAGCAACATCGCGTCTGAACTGGGTACCATGCGCATCAGCGAGCAGATAGATGCCCTCGACATCATGGGAATCAACTCGCGTGCGTACCTCATTGCCCCCAAAATTTTGGGCAGTATTTTCATCTTTCCATTCCTCATCGTAATCAGTATGTTCCTCGGTATTTTCGGTGGCTGGCTGGTATGCTCCCTGACCGGAATTATAGCTTCTCCCGACTTTGTTGAAGGGATTCTCCTTGATTTCAGGATGTTTCACGTGGTGTATGCGCTCATAAAAACGGTGCTTTTTGCGTTTATCATCACGTCCGTTTCCTCGTACCACGGCTATCATACGCGCGGAGGGGCCATTGCTGTTGGGCGGTCGAGCACCATGGCGGTGGTGTACAGCTCCATCCTGATTCTGATTGTGAATTACATCGTTACCCAAATTCTGTTGATTTGA
- a CDS encoding ABC transporter ATP-binding protein: MIEVEHLSKSFGDNHVLQDINFTFEPEKVNLIIGQSGSGKSVLTKCMVGLHQPDEGEVRFNGRAMAKISNQERTEVRKEIGMLFQASALFDSLTVEENVMFPLQMFTQMSKEEMLDRVNFCLKRVNLENINHLYPSETSGGMQKRIGIARAIAMNPRYLFCDEPNSGLDPKTAIVIDNLIHEITHEFGMTSVVITHDMNSVMEIGENIIFLYNGQLWWKGSKEDILATDNPEINAFVYASKFMQSIKEVHQKGL, encoded by the coding sequence TTGATTGAAGTTGAACATCTTTCGAAGTCGTTTGGCGATAACCACGTGCTCCAGGATATCAATTTCACTTTTGAGCCGGAAAAAGTGAACCTTATTATCGGGCAAAGTGGTTCGGGAAAATCGGTGCTTACCAAGTGCATGGTGGGCTTGCACCAACCCGATGAAGGTGAGGTGCGATTCAACGGACGAGCCATGGCCAAAATCAGCAACCAGGAGCGCACCGAAGTAAGAAAGGAAATAGGAATGCTATTTCAGGCAAGTGCATTGTTTGATTCGCTTACCGTGGAGGAGAATGTGATGTTCCCGTTGCAGATGTTCACCCAAATGAGCAAGGAGGAGATGCTCGACAGGGTGAATTTTTGCCTGAAGCGGGTGAATCTCGAAAACATCAATCACCTGTATCCGTCAGAAACCAGCGGTGGGATGCAAAAGCGTATCGGAATAGCCCGCGCCATTGCCATGAACCCGCGCTACCTCTTTTGCGACGAGCCCAACTCAGGCCTCGACCCCAAAACAGCTATCGTTATTGACAACCTCATTCACGAAATTACACACGAATTCGGAATGACATCGGTAGTCATTACCCACGATATGAACTCGGTGATGGAGATTGGCGAGAACATCATCTTTTTGTACAATGGGCAGTTGTGGTGGAAGGGTTCCAAGGAGGATATCCTGGCAACCGACA